Below is a window of Picosynechococcus sp. PCC 7002 DNA.
CCCCTATGGATCCCGTCTTTCCCAGGTAAAAAGAATAAAACTTCAAGCAACCGCTATATTAGGAAGAAACAACCCTGGCATCGTAACCGACACAGACAGTTGCCATTATTAAGCCCCGACCGATCCCCTTGATCCCAAAAAGCAGATTCTTTCTGCTACATTCAGCATTGAACTACGAATCATCATATTGCCAACAACTATCCCGCTTTTCTTTTTTGCCTAGTCTGCCGTCATTTGCCAATGCTGTCTGGTTTTTCCTATGACCCACTCTTCCCTTCCCAAACGGACAAGAGCCCTTGCCCTCCGCAATGATTTCTCTCCTTTCGGCAACAAGCTCATTCAACAGGGAGTTGTAGACCATCAACAGATGGAAAAAGCCCTCGTTGAAACCCGGCGTAGTGGACGCCCCCTCACGGCCATTGTCGAAGAACTAACCGGGAAAGCCCTGTCCCCTGAGCTAGTCCGACAGTACAAAAAGCATCATCTCTTTGAACTGAAGATCCTCTACGGTCTCAATTCCATTGACCCAGAAGTTCAAAAAATTGACATCGATCAGATGGGCGAGTTGATCAATTCCCTCGTGCCCGTAGAATTATGTCGCCGCCACCGTCTCCTTCCGATCCGGCGGGTTCAAGATGAAGTGATTGTGGCGATGGTAGAGCCCGATAACCTAGCCGCCCAAGATGATTTAAACCGTCTTTTTCGCCTGCAAAATCTGACGTTACGGCGCATCGTGATCACAGAAGACGACTATCGTCAGGTGCTAGATGGCTATTTAGAACAGCAAGTCCAGATTCAAATCCAACAGCAGGAACAAGCAGCCAAGGCCGCCGAAGCAGCAGAACTGAAAAAAGCAGTTGATATCGAAGATCTTGATCTCGGTGTAGCCGGGGAATTAGACGAGCAGGAAGAAGAAAGCGCCGACCTGATGAATGAAAATCAGGCTAGCTCTGCTCCGGTGATCAAACTTGTCAATAAAGTGCTACTTAAAGCTCTCCAGGAAGGGGCCTCAGATATTCACATCGAACCCCAAGAAAATGATCTGCGGATTCGTTTCCGTAAAGATGGGGTTCTGCAATATGCTTTTGATCCGCTGCCCAAACGGATTGTGCCGGCGGTAACGGCCCGGTTTAAAATTATGGCGGACCTAGACATTGCGGAACGTCGTGTACCTCAGGATGGTCGGATTCGGCGGATGTTTAAGGGGCGCAAGGTGGACTTTCGGGTCAATAGCTTACCCAGTCGCTACGGCGAAAAAATTGTTTTACGGATTCTCGATAATTCTTCAACCCAGTTGGGCTTGGATTTGTTAATTACCAACCAAAATATTCTGGGGCAGGTGCGGGAAATGGCCCAGCGGCCATTTGGTCTAATTTTGGTGACGGGGCCAACAGGCTCAGGAAAATCAACAACTTTGTATTCAATTCTGGCGGAGCGCAACGAGCCGGGCATCAACATCAGTACCGCAGAAGACCCCATTGAATATACTTTGCCGGGCATTACCCAGGTGCAGGTCATCCGGGAAAAGGGGATGGATTTTGCGTCAATTTTGCGGGCATTTTTGCGGCAGGATCCAGATGTCATTCTTGTGGGAGAAACCCGGGATAAGGAAACGGCAAAAACAGCCATTGAGGCGGCTTTAACGGGGCACTTGGTACTAACGACTCTCCACACCAATGATGCTCCAGGGGCGATCGCCCGTCTAGATGAGATGGGAGTTGAACCCTTTATGATTTCCGGGTCACTCCTGGGAGTTCTGGCCCAGCGCTTGATGCGACGGGTTTGTGGGGAATGCCGCATCCCCTATCAGCCCACAGTGGAAGAGCTGGCACGCTACGGCCTTTCCAGTAATGATCGCCATCCTTTAACGGTGTACCGGGCCAATACCCTGACGCCAGAGCAAATCCAAATGGCCAAAGAAGCCGGCAGTCTCTGTCCTAAATGTGGCGGCGGCGGCTACAAAGGCCGGGTGGGGGTCTATGAGTTTATGCAAAATAGTGAAGAAATTGAACGGTTGATTAATACCGGGGCCACCACGGACATGATCAAAGAAGTGGCAGTGCAAGAGGGCATGTTGAGTATCTTGGCCTACAGTTTGGAGTTGGTCAAAGAAGGCCATACGACCTTTGAGGAGGTAGACCGTGTTACCTTTACTGATTCTGGCCTTGAGGCAGAACTAAAGGCGAAACGAAAGACGGGCTTGGTTTGTGACACCTGTAATGCTGAGTTGCAGCCGGATTGGCTAGATTGTCCCTACTGTATGACGCCCCGCTTTAGTTAAGACTCTTCACTCTCTGTTCCCTGGCGATCGCCTTTTGGGCAGAATAATGGCAGCGACAATCTTTCACCCCAACTTTTTTCTTTCCTATCCCAGGCGATCGCCCAAGGAGTAACAAGCCAATGGATTACATGATCGAAGACCTCATGGAGCAACTCGTAGAAATGGGCGGCTCCGATATGCACATCCAGGCCGGTGCCCCCGTTTACTTCCGAGTCAGTGGGAAACTTGGCCCCATTAATGACGAGCCCCTCTCCGCCCAAGATGCCCAAAAGCTCATCTTCAGTATGCTCAACAACACCCAACGCAAAGACCTCGAGCAAAATTGGGAACTAGACTGTTCCTATGGCGTGAAAGGACTCGCGCGCTTCCGGGTCAATGTCTACAAAGAACGGGGCTGTTATGCCGCTTGCCTGCGGGCCTTGTCCTCGAAAATTCCCAACTTTGATCAACTCGGTTTACCCGATATTGTGCGGGAAATGGCCGAGCGTCCCCGGGGTTTGGTGCTGGTTACGGGCCAAACGGGTTCCGGGAAAACCACCACCATGGCTGCGATGTTGGATTTGATCAACCGCACCCGTGCCGAACATATCCTCACCGTCGAAGACCCCATTGAATACGTTTTCCCAAACCACAAAAGCCTCTTCCACCAACGGCAAAAGGGAGAAGACACGAAAAGCTTTGCCAATGCGCTCCGGGCCGCGCTCCGGGAAGATCCAGACATCATCCTCGTCGGGGAAATGCGGGATCTCGAAACCATCTCCTTGGCTATCTCCGCCGCTGAAACTGGGCACTTGGTTTTCGGGACGCTCCACACCAACTCCGCCGCCAGCACCATCGACCGGATGTTAGATGTGTTCCCGCCGATTCAACAGCCCCAAATTCGGGCGATGCTCTCCAACTCTCTCTTGGCTGTTTTTAGTCAATGTCTAGTGAAAAAAGCGAATCCGAAACCCGGTGAATTCGGGCGCTCTATGGCCCAAGAAATTATGGTTGTCACCCCGGCGATCGCCAACCTGATTCGTGAAGGAAAAAGCGCCCAGGTCTACTCAGCAATCCAAACGGGAATGAAACTCGGCATGCAAACCATGGAGCAAGCCCTGGCGGGTTTAGTGGCCACAGGCACCGTTACCTTTGAAGAAGCCCTGTCGAAGAGTGGTAAACCCGATGAACTACAACGACTCGTTGGGGGAGCCTTGGGGGCTAGCCCAACCGCAAAACGTCGCTAAATAAATATTGTCAGTTAAGCTGGCAAAAGACACCCTTTATTCCATTTTTCCCAGTGAACGAAAGCCATGGCACAGTATGTCGCACAAGTCGTTGATCGCAACGGTCAAAAGCTAAAAGAAAAAATCGAAGCCAATTCCCCCGAACAAGCCCGCACCATGCTAGCGACGCGCTATCCAGAAGTGGGCAAGATCATGAAGCCGGGGGAAATCGATCTCTCGTTTTTAGAAGAAGCCCTCGCGAAAGTTTCCATCAAAGATAAAGCCGTATTTTCGCGACAATTTGCGGTGATGATCAATGCTGGGGTGGCGATCGTTCGTTGTCTAAGCATCTTGGGAGAAAACCACTCCAACATCAAGATGCGTAAAGCCCTCACTGCCATCAAGGCCGAAGTTCAGCAGGGGGTGAATCTTTCCGACGCGATGCGACCCCACGAAGAATGCTTCGATACCCTGTATGTCAGCATGGTAGAAGCCGGTGAAATTGGTGGGGTACTCGATGAAGTCCTAAACCGTTTGGCGAAGGTACTCGAAGACATGGCCAAACTGGAAAACCAAATCAAATCAGCCATGACCTACCCAATGGCTGTGGCATTTTTGGCGGTGGCGGTGTTCTTTGGGATGACCGTTTTTTTGATTCCGGTTTTTGCCGATATTTTTGAAAGTATTGGCACAGAACTGCCGGCTTTAACGATCATCATGATGGGGATCAGTAACTTTCTGCGGACTAGCGAAGGATTATTACCAATGCCCTTTGGGAATGTGCTCCTGATGATTATTGGTGCCAATATTCTCTTTTTTGCGATCCGCCGCTACTACAACACCGAAATGGGGCGGTGGCAAATTGATTCTTTGTTACTCAAATTGCCTCTGTTTGGGGATTTGCTCCGGAAAAATGCGGTGGCTCGGTTCTGTCGGATCTTCGGGACATTAACCCGGTCTGGGGTGCCGATCCTCAATTCCTTTGATATTGTCGGGGCAACGGCGGGGAATGTGGTCATTGCCAAGGCGATTAATGATGCCAAGTCTGAAATTCAAGAAGGGGGGATGTTAAGTGTTGCCCTCGATCGCGACCGGGTTTTTCCGATCCTTGCGATTCAAATGATGACCATTGGTGAGGAAACAGGGGAATTAGATAGCATGATGATGAAGGTGGCAGATTTCTACGAAGATGAAGTAGAGCAGACCGTGAAGGCGCTGACCAGTATTTTAGAACCAGCGATGATGGTGATTATTGCAGCGATGGTTGGTGTTATTTTGCTATCGATGTATCTGCCGATGTTTAAGGTATTTGAAGATTTGGGTTAGAACAAACGATGACCGGACAGCAAAGTCAGTATGAAACGCTTTTAGCGGCCTACAGTGATCGACAAACGGCGATCGCCTTACTGAAGCAACATCGCCCTTACCTTTCTTTGGTACCCAGTGTCCGGCGTCCTGAGGGGAGTTTAATTGTGATGCCGCTGCCGGTGATGCGCCACCTCAGCAGAAATGAACAGCATTCCACTCCAAAAACCTTAATTTTGCCCTGTGATCTGGCGATTTTGACCTGTGATCCGGAGTGGCAAATTAAGCTAGATGCCGAAATTATGGTGTTTATCCATCGGCCTGGGGAAACTTTTTCAGAGCTATTGCTGCGCTGGCGTCATACCCAGGTTTACCTTGATCAAGATTACGAGTGGTTAATGCCAGAGTCGGAGGCCCACATGATCAGTAATCTTCCGGCCCAAATTCACCCTTTGTTTGTGGTGTTCCCGACAACCCCTGAGCACATTATTAAGGGACTTACGGGGGCGCATCTCCCCTTTGTCCTGGGGGAATCACCGTTTCCTGAACCGGAGTCTGTACCTGAGGTTTTTGTTACGGGAAATTAATGGCTGAGAAATTCGGCAATGGCTTGGGCGATCGCCTTTGTGCCCGTCTTATCGATGGGTTGATTGCCTTGGGGCGGTTGGGGTGATTCCCGGAGAAAATCCCAATCACCCTGGGCAAATTGCTCTGGATCTAAAATTTGGTGGTGGCCATATTGTTGGAGGTTTTTAATTAAAATTGGCCCTTCGGCAAAATCATCCCTAGGCAAGGTCACAACGGGAAGATCGAGGCGCAGGGCTTCGGCGTAGGTACTAAAGCCCGGTTTGGAAATAATGCGATCGCACAGGGGCATGAAGTCAACGGGGCGGTATTGGGTCTCTGTAATTTTGCGGAGATTTGCTAAATCGGGGGCGTTACGGTCGAAGCTAATAAATTGATAATCAGGAAATTGCGCCAAGGCTTCATAGGGCATTCCGGCAAAACCGAGGCCGCCAAAACTGAGAAGAATAGTTTTTTCCTTGGGATGAGTTAATTGAAATTTTTCCCGCAGGGCTGCCAGATCATATTGCGGATCGCCGCCCGTCAGTCCCACATCGGTAACGTTTGCAAAATTCCCCATGGGTTCGTGCAGCGGTAAACGAAACAGGCGATCGCCTTCACGATAAGGCTCTGTAATCCAATCGGCTTCGGGAATAAATTCTCCACCCCAAGCACGGTAAATAAAATCCCAACCAAAATTTCCCATACACCAACAGGGAATCTCGGCACCATGGGCAATGGGAATCGCCAGGGGCGGCAAATCAGCGAGGACTAACTGGGCACGATTTAACCGTAAAAAGTCCACTTCGCCCGCAATAATCCGGGGCGATCGCCGGCGAATTTCCCGCAATTTTTCTAGGGTTGCGTCGTAGTCCATGGAGAAACTGTCCGCCTGAATCACCCCCACGTCCAACCGTTTCGGCCGCTGAATAAAATCTCCTTTGACATAACTGCGAATCAACCAGTGGGGCGCTGTCGTCACAAAAATCAGCAATACATCGGGCAGTAATTTCTGCACCTGGGCCGCCACCGAAGCCACCCGCACCACATGGCCAAACCCATGACTCGTAATCGCCAAATACAAAACAGGACGCATAGAACCTTCCGCAATCGTTGAAAACTATTAGACCATGGGGGGCTGGGTTAAACCCTTTAGGGAAGTCTGAAGCTGATCATTTGTGAGATTTTTTCCCTGAACCAAGACATAAAAGCCCCCTAAACCCATGGGATCGATCAACTGATGGAGGGCATCCCGACGACGAAAGAGGGTCATCACATCGGTGGGGTTTTGGGATAAAGCATTGAGGCGATCGCCTAACCCTAAAGCCATCAAAAAAAGTCCCTGTTGCGTTAAACCTAAAGTTGCTAATCCTAGGGATTCGCCATGGTTTTGGAGGCTGG
It encodes the following:
- a CDS encoding GspE/PulE family protein gives rise to the protein MTHSSLPKRTRALALRNDFSPFGNKLIQQGVVDHQQMEKALVETRRSGRPLTAIVEELTGKALSPELVRQYKKHHLFELKILYGLNSIDPEVQKIDIDQMGELINSLVPVELCRRHRLLPIRRVQDEVIVAMVEPDNLAAQDDLNRLFRLQNLTLRRIVITEDDYRQVLDGYLEQQVQIQIQQQEQAAKAAEAAELKKAVDIEDLDLGVAGELDEQEEESADLMNENQASSAPVIKLVNKVLLKALQEGASDIHIEPQENDLRIRFRKDGVLQYAFDPLPKRIVPAVTARFKIMADLDIAERRVPQDGRIRRMFKGRKVDFRVNSLPSRYGEKIVLRILDNSSTQLGLDLLITNQNILGQVREMAQRPFGLILVTGPTGSGKSTTLYSILAERNEPGINISTAEDPIEYTLPGITQVQVIREKGMDFASILRAFLRQDPDVILVGETRDKETAKTAIEAALTGHLVLTTLHTNDAPGAIARLDEMGVEPFMISGSLLGVLAQRLMRRVCGECRIPYQPTVEELARYGLSSNDRHPLTVYRANTLTPEQIQMAKEAGSLCPKCGGGGYKGRVGVYEFMQNSEEIERLINTGATTDMIKEVAVQEGMLSILAYSLELVKEGHTTFEEVDRVTFTDSGLEAELKAKRKTGLVCDTCNAELQPDWLDCPYCMTPRFS
- a CDS encoding type IV pilus twitching motility protein PilT; this encodes MDYMIEDLMEQLVEMGGSDMHIQAGAPVYFRVSGKLGPINDEPLSAQDAQKLIFSMLNNTQRKDLEQNWELDCSYGVKGLARFRVNVYKERGCYAACLRALSSKIPNFDQLGLPDIVREMAERPRGLVLVTGQTGSGKTTTMAAMLDLINRTRAEHILTVEDPIEYVFPNHKSLFHQRQKGEDTKSFANALRAALREDPDIILVGEMRDLETISLAISAAETGHLVFGTLHTNSAASTIDRMLDVFPPIQQPQIRAMLSNSLLAVFSQCLVKKANPKPGEFGRSMAQEIMVVTPAIANLIREGKSAQVYSAIQTGMKLGMQTMEQALAGLVATGTVTFEEALSKSGKPDELQRLVGGALGASPTAKRR
- a CDS encoding type II secretion system F family protein encodes the protein MAQYVAQVVDRNGQKLKEKIEANSPEQARTMLATRYPEVGKIMKPGEIDLSFLEEALAKVSIKDKAVFSRQFAVMINAGVAIVRCLSILGENHSNIKMRKALTAIKAEVQQGVNLSDAMRPHEECFDTLYVSMVEAGEIGGVLDEVLNRLAKVLEDMAKLENQIKSAMTYPMAVAFLAVAVFFGMTVFLIPVFADIFESIGTELPALTIIMMGISNFLRTSEGLLPMPFGNVLLMIIGANILFFAIRRYYNTEMGRWQIDSLLLKLPLFGDLLRKNAVARFCRIFGTLTRSGVPILNSFDIVGATAGNVVIAKAINDAKSEIQEGGMLSVALDRDRVFPILAIQMMTIGEETGELDSMMMKVADFYEDEVEQTVKALTSILEPAMMVIIAAMVGVILLSMYLPMFKVFEDLG